The Gambusia affinis linkage group LG09, SWU_Gaff_1.0, whole genome shotgun sequence DNA window TCCTGGACTTATTTTCCGTTTATGCTACAAGAGTAATGACTGCAGTTTTGATGACTTGATGCTATTTGTGCAACATTAATTGTATGCATTACTGAATTATTCAGCAGGTTTGTGattaatgtaaaacataattcatttaatcCGCTAATGTACGAGTCAAAGTTTGGAACATTACTGGTAACTATACTGAACATTTTGCTGACCTTATACAGTCACTTATATAATTTTCCACTGGAATATTTTTGGCAAAGACTTGACTaaaggttaagaaaaaaaaaaacttaacttttGAACAACTTCCACACTTAGACTTTGGGAatgatatatttatagttttgtctgtaattaaataaaatttatttatttattcattcattgaATTTTGGCAATTTTACATCAAGTTTACCTCGTATAACCAATCTAAAGCAGGAAAACCTCACAGGATCAGTAATGATCATTATTGCTTTGCTGTCTAGCAACAGCAAGGCAATAATAGCAGCAATGTAGGAGAGGGAGTGTTTCTACTCTACTTCAAAAATCCCTGAATCAAGATAAACTAGAGAGAGAAAACGGTTGTAGGGTAGAATTAGTTTGTAATTAGATTCATGAAATAATCTGATGAAACTCTTCATACTCATTACAGAAAGAGATTTGTGTTTCGTGCCTCACCGAGCAGAAACTCATCATCCAAAGCAAAAGTAGCAGGATCCTGGGGATACTCCACCCAAAGTGGCCTGCAACAGACACGAGGAAATCAGATTATTATTTACCTGAAACACAAAGCTTTTCTATGCAGTGGAACAAGcatctttcttgttttaagaaaaataccAAATTTGGAATAATATTGCAGCCAATAGCTTTGATATACATCTCCTCAATTGTTTAGATTaaagtttcaaactaaaaatcttCCTGTTGAACAATAATTGCATCATGTTACAAATGAACACCTCATTCCTCTGAGGATCTGCAACACACACGAGAAGGAAAAACCTTTCCCTGTCCTCACCTCATGACGGGTTCTCCAGTGTGATATGCGAGGTAGAACAGCTGGTACCAGTAAGGCAAGAACGTGTAGCGCTGGCGAATGGCTTCGCGGATCAGAGCCGTGTTTTCTGGACCAAACAGCCAGGGCTCGCGGCGCGGCGTGTCCAGGTGGGCGTGGGCCCGGAAGAAGGGCTGGTAAGCTCCCGTCTGGTACCAACGCACCAGCAGCTCGGTGCTCGGAGACTTAAAGAACCCGCCGACATCAGCTGTAGAATAAAAACAGTCCTTGACTAATCCCACAGTGGGGAAATTCACTTGAATAGAAAAATACCTAAAAACAATATGAACTGTATATGAATAAAGTACCTACagctaaaattaaaactaaatagaaACCTGAAATCTGAGAGACttttaaacacagaacatgttttgtatgatCATTGCATAACTTTACATTTAGTCTAGGAAACTGACTTTTCAATCCAAAGGGTTTGATTAGAAACTGATCTTCAAGGAGCTTTTTGTCAAACCAGATCTCTTTTCGtgttaaaacacaaattcattcattttaatagaGTCTGAACAGCAGGCAGCATAATTCCAGCCAACATAACTGAAAAATAACTGCCGCCTCATTACTGGGGGAACTTCTGCCATCACTATGGCAACAGAACAGACCTGTTTCCATAGCGACATTACCAAACACTGCAGGGTGTTGAGTTGGATTATTTCCACAGTGCTGATAAGaatcattattttcttcaacCAAGGCAGGTTTCTGTAATTATTAATGAGgtaaatataaaacttcaacaactttatgctttattttttgtaaattacataaactataaaaataacatgaataTACTTTGTTGGTCCCCAaagggaaattgcttatttgttgacaagctactcattcaaatatatattagaaaatataaataaaatcataagggatataaaattaacaatacaagtaatttaaataagttccaaaaaattcaataataaattttttaaaaaatgtaatagcAGAAATTTTCTTAATAAGCCAAATAGAACCATCAACCTAAGCTGCGTGTTTGTTTATGAACTCACCACCACAGAAAGAGATTCCCACCAGGCCCAGACTCAGACACATGGGGATAGAGATCTTCAGGTGGTCCCACTCTGCAGCATTGTCTCCAGTCCACACAGCGCCTGCATGCAAAACAACGCATTCTGCATATAAAAAGGCTTCCCTAATGTTAtatcttttatcttttaacaGATGTTGAGTCGACGTTAGCGGGTAATCTGGAGGTAAAGGTGCTGATGGCCTCACCGTAGCGCTGGGAACCAGCAAAGAAAGCTCTGGTGAGGACAAACGGCCTCTCGACTCCTCCGGACCTCTCGACCAAACCCTCTGCTGTGGCCCTGTGCTGCAGGccagaaaaacagagaatttcATCACTATTTTACATTTCCTACCAGCTAATTTCTAGCAAAAAGCAGACATACGAAATCTAGCTGCAATAGATCACTCTTTCCATATTTAGTTAGAATCCAAATAGACAGAAGAGTGGCCTAAAAATCACAGTGTGACTCTGCTTAAACTCACTGACCACATAAAGGCCGTATAAGTTGTGAACGTCGCGGTGCTCCCAGGATTCGTGCATTGCGTCTTTGTGCATGGTGACCTCCGGCCCGTTGAACACGGACGGCTCATTCATGTCATTCCACGTATACAAGTTCTCCATGGAGCCCTGCAGAGCGGACACACTCCGTTTAATCTAAACTACGACACAAAACAACctaaaaactgtggaaaaaattgCAATGAATTCAAAGGTGGTAATCATGTCTGAGACTCCAATGTAAGCAAAGAGGAAATGTTGTGAATGTTTCCAAAGTTGAATTAGGTGCCAACATTTAATAAGGCACAGCTTCTAATTGAGCCTCGTTTTCTAGCTTTACTCTGCACAGCTGAAGGGTTCATATTATTTACAACAATACAAACCTCCACATGAGCTACTCACCTCATACTGATCGTAAGCAAACTGGCTGGCCCACCAGGCCCTCATGTCAGGACGGGTGAAGTCTGGATAACCTGCATTCCCTGTTTATTCATCAGCAGTGAAGGAAAACAGATGAgaagatgaacaaaaaaaatctagcttTAATCtctagataaaaaataaaaccatgccAAAGTTGTAGGAGTCTTACCAGGCCAGCACCAGCCTTCGTAGTCGCCGCCATCTTTATTCTTCACATAGAAACCCCGAGAGCGGATCTCGTTGTGGATCTTGTAGTTTGTGTCTACTTTAATGTGAGGGTCGACGATCGCAACCATCTGGAAGGAATCAAATGTGCTGAGATTCAAGCCAACAGAGTTTAAAATCTACTTGAGGCAACTATAAAGCTGCATAAAAgatttaatcatgttttcatttcagagcTCTCCACTTTTCCAGACTCGGATTTCCATGTTTTCAACAATTTTTAGAATATTCTGGATATTTAAGTGCAAAACTTTTATCTTAAATCCACAAATCAGGGAAATGGAGCAACATGGTAAAGAGATATTCTGCTCCTTTTTAATAGAATCTGGACaaaattgaataaaacagaatataCAAAACACCTAGATCAAcccacagatttttttaagtacagTTTCATCTTTAATAGctccagtttatttgtagaaGCTTAAAATAGAGGTTTAAATAGCTTGAACCACAGATTTGATGTAACAGACGATTTCAAGTCTGGAAAaccttttgttcatttctgaatGATTTGGCTTCACAATGGAACTAGGCAATAAATCTATTACAatgctaaataaatttaaattactaCATTAATCAATTATAGCCCTTCTTTTTTATGAATCTCTGTTTTGTTAAAACAGAGAATTATCCATATggataaatattcatatttggAAAAGGATAAAAACCAAACTCCAGATTGAATAAGAACTCGAGAGGGTCttaataaacaaacatacaGATTTGGTCAGCTGTACCTTGCGTTTCTTGTCCAGGAGACCCTGCAGCATCTCCTTTGGTGATGCAAACTTGTGAGGATCCCAGGTGAAGTAGCGCTTCCCGTCTGTGTGCTCGATATCGAGCCAAATGAAGTCGTAGGGAATGTCGTGCTCGTCGAAGCCGGCGTCCACCGAGCGCACGTCTTCCTGGTCGTTGTAGTTCCAGCGGCACTGGTGATATCCCAGTGAGGCCAGAGGGGGGAATGCCTGAGTGCCTGAGCAGCAGAAGGACCAAAGAGGTCAGAGACAAGATGATTTCTGCCATTTAGTTGCAGATGTTTTCAACTAGTTAATTTCCTCATTTGCAAATCAACAATTCTAAGAGTCGCCATGTAAAATCTACTCAGAAGGAGCCAAAGGGTAACATGAAACCAAGGAAATTAAAGCTTATCTCTAATTTCATGTTCTTTCTCACCTGTTAGAGAAGCGTACTGAGAGAAGACGTCTCTGGGAGTCGGTCCCAGCATGAGGAAGACATCTATGATTCCACTTTCTGAGATCCAACGAACATCCGTCTGTGGCGTCTCACTGGAGCCCTGAACGAAATCCAGCATTTTGCCAAACACCGTctggagagagaaacaaaatgggatttgaaaacaaagaaattcccCAGACACATTTCAAAATCCTCAAGGCTTTAAGGGGAAACCAGGAAGTGAACGCTGCTGGTTAAACTCTGGACAGGGAGAACAGACTTTACCTTTCCTGCTGTGTTTGAACTTATATCCACCCAGGTTTCTGCAGCGTTGAGCCAGAAGATGCCCATAGTACGCTGAGCGTTGTGTGCCAACATCACTGGGACTGCCCCATACAGGGCCATCGGGTTATACAGTTCATACTGGAAAACATCCAGGTTATACAGCCGATACGGATCCCCActactgaaaacaaaaccagaggGATTCATATGTTATTTCTGCGTTTGAGGCTTAGATAGATGAAACCTGCAGCTGAGACTCACTCTGTCGTTTTAAGCTTGAGAGTGTCTGCGTGTTCTGGGATGCCGTAGACGTGCTCCACGCCCGGCAATGAAAAGTCTAAACTAACGGCAGAAGGACCTGAGGAGAGAGACGACGggtaaaacatttcaactttcATCCTTTCTCATACAAATACCTTCAGCTAAAGCTAAAAACTGCATGCTGTACCGCTCGGTTTGCTGTCTGTGTGCGATTTAAACGTCTCTTCCCACATCCCGTCTTCtactttctcttcctcttcttttgcAGTCTGGTagtcaaaagacaaaaatattcatggaGGAACAGAAACCATGACATAAAACCAGAAGAGCCAAACAATGAATCTCCAAATACCTCGGCCGGGTTCGCCGGATCCGTCCCCTCTTTGTTCTCAGCCTCCGGGTCAGCCTGACTGCTTGGAGCGAAGGAtggacagaaaagaaagagcgTCACTTTGGCCACCGTCTCATGAGATAATTATAATAAACTGAGATAATTAAACTACAGTTAAaggtaaagaaaacaacatggaaCAGGGTGCAGGATTAATGATTGTCCCCTCACTGCAGAGACgactaaataaaactacaaaacagagTGATCTAGCTTTAATTACAAATATGGACTGAACAACTCCCTGCCTTGTGGCTACTTCAGGTTTGGTATGGAAAGACCAGAGATCAACACGTTGCAGCATACACCACCTTAAAACCCCCCAAATAGAACCGAGAAGATTCAAAAACACCAAACGTTTAACACTTAGAAgcagctcaaaaaaaaaaaaaaaagaaaaaaaagaaagaaagatccTTGAGCTGCACAAGTGTGTGACGTTAGCAGCAAACATGCAGTGGGCAGCCGACCCGACCTGTTAATGTCCAGAGGAAgcgatttaaaatgatcttgaATTAATGCAAAACTGCAATCAGAAGTAGAACCACAAAGAGAGATGTTGCTGACGGGAGCTGATCAGCGAAGCCTGAGGGGACAGACGGCATGTGGGCTCAGACAGACATTCAGTACGGGAACTTGATGAGTATTTATAACACTTTAACTTGgagacagagcaacacagagtCGTCATTAGCACTAGCTACAGAACAGAGGTTTCAAAGGTAAAAGAATTTGACAACTATTCCACAAAACTGGTCTTTCTGGAGAAGAGTCAAGAATAAAACAAGTGTTAAAGGCAAACTTTTCCAATTCACGACATAGGAGAGAGCACATACATAAAGGTTTATGGCTTATACTCAAAAAGTTGGTGTGAAAACTAAAACCGCACGGCTCCCTGAATGCACCAcagggatgcttttcttcagaaggaggttgataaaaaaaatactagagCTACAACTaggaattgttttattaatcgATCATTCTATTggttattctgatgattaatcaaattttaaaaatgggtACAATCTACAGAACCTTTTCAATACATTAGATGTACATGAATATAtgcaaatatacaaataatacaattcttttaattaagaaaagaaGCATTTTACTGCCTAAAATCAGCATTCCTGGAGTAAACGTTCGATCGTTTGTAGCAAAGTATTCgtctgcagctaaaaaacatCCACATGTGAAAAGTTTCTGCTCAAACATCAATACAATGACAAAATACTGTAATGAACCATTCAGTGGAAACACACAATTAGAGACTTGAGAagtcttcaggctgcagtggAGGTTAACAAAGCTAAATATGGCAAAGTATCAGAGtgtcccagtcaaagcccagacttAAATCGTCTGGAAATCTGTGGCAATACTTGAAAACTGTTGTTTACATTGTCGccctccatccaatctgactgagcttgatcAGTTTTATGAAGAGAAAATCAGTCTCTAGATGTATGAAGCTAGTGGACACAAACTAAAAGACTCGACTGCAATCACAACAAAAGCTGGTTCTATAAAGTAACGGTGCTGCATACtaatacatgccacacttttcagatctaaAAACTTATTCAAACACATAAATTACTTTACTTCTACTTTATGATTTACTATAGGCCACTCTGTGGTGTTCGTCAGAtaaattcccaataaaatagtttgtggttgtaatgtgagaaaGTTTAAGAGTTATTAATACTCAAATGTACATCTTCAACCCTTTACTTGCCACGTGTTGTAAATCAAGCAGTTAAAAGATTTGATGTGACGATGGATGAgttaatggttttaaaaaaaatcaaaagtgaaaGTTTAAATCAAACCCAGAGCTAAAATTTAACCCTGCAGCTTTTTCTAATGATCAGATTGATTTTTGAAGGATCTGAATGTCAGGATGACTCAGTTTTAAAACTACATCCAAACACCTCCATGCACACAGTCACCCACACCCTAACCTACAGTCACATTAATTTCAGGGTAAATAAACTTGGTGTGATGGGAGACTCTATGTCTTATGTAACTACGGGCAGCAAAGGTACAAGGAACAGAATACACATTAAGGCTCTTTACCTAGAGAATACCCTCTTGATATTATCCCACACGCTAGCCACTGTGCTAGTTACTTTATAGGAGAAACTAGGATGATAGGGAGAAAAGGACAGAACAACGAGTCAGAGAcagcactgaaaaaacaaaccataTCATGGGAACAGAAACTGAATTTATCCACCGAGTGACGATGTGgattatatattataaaaaaaagagagagacggggctttgtgtgtgtgtgtgggtgggtgtgtgtgtgtgtgtgtgtggactcTCACGTGTCCTTGCGCATCCTCAGGTGCTCAAAACCCAGCAGGCCTCGCGAGTTCAGGGACATCAGGACGTCGCGTCCCTCCACGATGTCGAGCCTGAAGGGCCTGGCGCTGACGATGACCCGCTGGGACTCCGCTCCCAGAGACAGCACCACCCCGTTCTCGTCCTGGGACAGGAGAGACAGACTGGGACAGAGGGAAAACTTCAATTAGGGGACGAGTATTCTGAATTAGTGGCAATAAACTTTCAACTCTCAGACTAAAAACGAATCCGCCAAGGCAGGAGGGAAATATCACGAGATACTCACGGCTCGGTCGACGGCTCCCTGATGAGCACGTCTGGGACTTCATAGCGAGGCTTCAGAGGCTTCAGCTCGTTAATCTTCACCCTCGTTATGTTTCCCTGGAGACGGTAGAGCTCGAGCAGAAGACGCACCTGAAAGCAGAGATCAGCAGATTTCTCTTCAACACCGCAGCAACATCGCTGATTGGACTGAGCCAGAAACACAAGGAACTCCCTCCAATCTGCAGCTTCAACTTTTGCCATAGAAAGCATTTCATGCAGTCTGTCTGCATGGAggacaaactgcagctctgatgaTAGCAAGTCACACTTCATACAGCTGAAAGGTCATTCTTGATGTTTCTGTGGAGGAATGTTGCCTTGAGGCAGATTTGACCTACACAATGATGTGCTTTTAATCTACTAAAATCATATTTCCACATGTGTGATGTTTAATTTCTTggaacaaacttttatttagtCTCTGCAGAAATACAGCCTTCCTTTCGTATTGTGAACAACAGACTGCTAGTATATTTTAACAAGCCTCTGGTGGTGTAAAAAGAGAAGCACAGCCGCAGTGACGTCTACGGTCTTaagtaataaaatgatttaGTCATAATCAAATTATAAAAGGATTCTAATTTGTATGCAAAAAACATCCACCAGATTCCACACAGCCACAAAATATTGATCAAACAAAGATtaaggcaaaagaaaaagtgtaaaggttgtgcagaaaaactaaacatgcTCCAAGATTCTGCAATCAGGTCAAAATTTAAGAACAATAATCAAACAAATCTGTGACTGATTTTGTATCACTATGATGCCttaatttcattcattcttGTCTCACTTTTAGTTAAGCATTTAGGCATAATTCACAGCTGCTTCAATTAATTGTGTTTATAATATTCAGAGTTTTGCCCATTCAAATCGTTTATTCAAATCGTTTCATCTAATCTTCCTGTTATTTTTAAGCGTCCAATCACGCCACATACAGGATAGTAGTAATAAAGTTTTGTTGTCTTATCTTTTCCTGACTATTGCAACATGTTGGGTCTTGTATTTACACCCTGTTACAGATTTACTAGAATACTTAGAAAAGTACTTTTCATTACCACAACTATAATAGCTCAACACCCATGAAAATTGTGATTCAATATGGTGAGGCATCAGATTAGATTAACTAGTGCTCTGCAATGACTAGTCAAGTTTTAAAGcagaattaatcaaataaataatttttccaagCAGATGAAATTTGCTGTATATATGCTGTCTGTAACAAAGCCTGTCAGTTACTATGGAGCCTCTCCTGCATTTCTACGATGCCAAAGCGACTAGTCAAAGTCGACTttcatcactttaaaaataGGTATGTATTAGTTATATTTTACAGAGCTCATATATGCTCAAATATATGCCCACCTTTATTATGTTGCGCATACTTGTGCATTTTatgaatctaaaacaaaaagatgtgcAAGTCAATAACTGGAAACCATTACTTAATGGTTTGAATGGAAAGAAGTGGGAGTCTTGGAAATTACAGCTGATGTTAAATCCATCTTTGTGTGAAAGTTACTGTTTCGATAATGTTTAGCCTTTACTGTCGGGTAAATATTAACCCTTTGTTTCAGGCAGGCAAACATCACCATGtttaactaaaaacacaaaatttaaatactgtaaaatataagttattttatctgattcttaaaatagaaaagttttaGATCCGTTTTTATCTTTCAAACCCTTAATGTAATGTACCCAAGTGATCATCCGACTTCAATCTACCTTGTTATTGTCATTGATGAGCTGCAGGGTGAGTCTGGTGTTGGTCAGCTCCATGGTTTCCAGCAGGGCCCGATAAGGGGACTCACCAGGCTTCATCGCTCGCTGCCGCCTGGCACAAGGTAAAAACGGGGATCAGTCAAAAATCAGCCATGtgcttttcatttgaaaatatgcctttcattaaatgcatcactTTTTCATGTTCCACTTACTTGCAGAAAGCACTTTGGTCGCAGGTCTTGAAGTTTCCCTTGTCCACAGCCCAGGACCCACTGAGGCACACGGCCAGCCAGAGCAACAAGACAGGCCCCATCCTACGGAGGAAAACCCAACAGCACATCTCCAGTTCATGACCTCTGGTTTGATTGAGCAATAGCCAAATAATTACCCGAGGGGACGCTCTACCAGCCTGAGGAGGAACTGCTAAACCATACACCTGAACTTTGAGCTCGTCGTGGTTATAAAATATGCCCTAAAATCAATTTAGTTAAATCTTTACCATTTAAATCCTGGAAccacacattttatatttaaataaaacagtacTAAACACtgctttttgaattttaaaaggGCAAAACTACATCGAACGCGTCTCTTTATTCCTGTCAAATCTTACCGATGCAAATTAACGTGTTTCGACTATTGCCAAGAACGTAGTAGCTAACACAGCGGCTAACGACTGCAAAAATTAATCTGCGCccatattaatttaaaaaataacacgGTACATAGAGGTTAAACAAAATAACCGCAACACTATACGACTCTTTGGTTAAGGAATACATGAGTGGCAACAGTACGAGTATGAATAAGCTGCTCTGTAAATCAGAACACTCTCATGCTAACCTTGCTAACATCCTGCCGAGCCGCTAATTCAATTGAAACGGAGATGGAGACTTTTCCACTAGTATCGGGCTCCTTCACGGCGTCCAAACCTTTAAGGACTTCTGCAATTActaaattcaacacaaaactTATAACCCCTGCCAGCAAGCTAAGAAAAACCGAATGAAGTCGGTGAAAAATAAACGATAAAAGAGGGGAACAGCTCCGTCTTTACCTCTCAGTGAAGGTGGCCAT harbors:
- the ganabb gene encoding neutral alpha-glucosidase AB isoform X3 translates to MATFTERMGPVLLLWLAVCLSGSWAVDKGNFKTCDQSAFCKRQRAMKPGESPYRALLETMELTNTRLTLQLINDNNKVRLLLELYRLQGNITRVKINELKPLKPRYEVPDVLIREPSTEPLSLLSQDENGVVLSLGAESQRVIVSARPFRLDIVEGRDVLMSLNSRGLLGFEHLRMRKDTQADPEAENKEGTDPANPAETAKEEEEKVEDGMWEETFKSHTDSKPSGPSAVSLDFSLPGVEHVYGIPEHADTLKLKTTDSGDPYRLYNLDVFQYELYNPMALYGAVPVMLAHNAQRTMGIFWLNAAETWVDISSNTAGKTVFGKMLDFVQGSSETPQTDVRWISESGIIDVFLMLGPTPRDVFSQYASLTGTQAFPPLASLGYHQCRWNYNDQEDVRSVDAGFDEHDIPYDFIWLDIEHTDGKRYFTWDPHKFASPKEMLQGLLDKKRKMVAIVDPHIKVDTNYKIHNEIRSRGFYVKNKDGGDYEGWCWPGNAGYPDFTRPDMRAWWASQFAYDQYEGSMENLYTWNDMNEPSVFNGPEVTMHKDAMHESWEHRDVHNLYGLYVHRATAEGLVERSGGVERPFVLTRAFFAGSQRYGAVWTGDNAAEWDHLKISIPMCLSLGLVGISFCGADVGGFFKSPSTELLVRWYQTGAYQPFFRAHAHLDTPRREPWLFGPENTALIREAIRQRYTFLPYWYQLFYLAYHTGEPVMRPLWVEYPQDPATFALDDEFLLGRDLLVHPVTEEGARGVTAYLPGKHEVWFDIHTFQKHNGGQNLYIPVTMSSIPVFQRGGSIIPRKLRVRRSSTCMENDPYTLYVALDNQRTAEGELYIDDGHTFNYEKKELIHRKFSFANGVLSSIDLEPNAQFTTKSWVERIIILGASKPSMVTLKTADGENQLEFDFDASMSVLTIRKPGMNAGADWTVTLQ
- the ganabb gene encoding neutral alpha-glucosidase AB isoform X2 — translated: MLARMGPVLLLWLAVCLSGSWAVDKGNFKTCDQSAFCKRQRAMKPGESPYRALLETMELTNTRLTLQLINDNNKVRLLLELYRLQGNITRVKINELKPLKPRYEVPDVLIREPSTEPLSLLSQDENGVVLSLGAESQRVIVSARPFRLDIVEGRDVLMSLNSRGLLGFEHLRMRKDTFSYKVTSTVASVWDNIKRVFSSQADPEAENKEGTDPANPAETAKEEEEKVEDGMWEETFKSHTDSKPSGPSAVSLDFSLPGVEHVYGIPEHADTLKLKTTDSGDPYRLYNLDVFQYELYNPMALYGAVPVMLAHNAQRTMGIFWLNAAETWVDISSNTAGKTVFGKMLDFVQGSSETPQTDVRWISESGIIDVFLMLGPTPRDVFSQYASLTGTQAFPPLASLGYHQCRWNYNDQEDVRSVDAGFDEHDIPYDFIWLDIEHTDGKRYFTWDPHKFASPKEMLQGLLDKKRKMVAIVDPHIKVDTNYKIHNEIRSRGFYVKNKDGGDYEGWCWPGNAGYPDFTRPDMRAWWASQFAYDQYEGSMENLYTWNDMNEPSVFNGPEVTMHKDAMHESWEHRDVHNLYGLYVHRATAEGLVERSGGVERPFVLTRAFFAGSQRYGAVWTGDNAAEWDHLKISIPMCLSLGLVGISFCGADVGGFFKSPSTELLVRWYQTGAYQPFFRAHAHLDTPRREPWLFGPENTALIREAIRQRYTFLPYWYQLFYLAYHTGEPVMRPLWVEYPQDPATFALDDEFLLGRDLLVHPVTEEGARGVTAYLPGKHEVWFDIHTFQKHNGGQNLYIPVTMSSIPVFQRGGSIIPRKLRVRRSSTCMENDPYTLYVALDNQRTAEGELYIDDGHTFNYEKKELIHRKFSFANGVLSSIDLEPNAQFTTKSWVERIIILGASKPSMVTLKTADGENQLEFDFDASMSVLTIRKPGMNAGADWTVTLQ
- the ganabb gene encoding neutral alpha-glucosidase AB isoform X4; amino-acid sequence: MLARMGPVLLLWLAVCLSGSWAVDKGNFKTCDQSAFCKRQRAMKPGESPYRALLETMELTNTRLTLQLINDNNKVRLLLELYRLQGNITRVKINELKPLKPRYEVPDVLIREPSTEPLSLLSQDENGVVLSLGAESQRVIVSARPFRLDIVEGRDVLMSLNSRGLLGFEHLRMRKDTQADPEAENKEGTDPANPAETAKEEEEKVEDGMWEETFKSHTDSKPSGPSAVSLDFSLPGVEHVYGIPEHADTLKLKTTDSGDPYRLYNLDVFQYELYNPMALYGAVPVMLAHNAQRTMGIFWLNAAETWVDISSNTAGKTVFGKMLDFVQGSSETPQTDVRWISESGIIDVFLMLGPTPRDVFSQYASLTGTQAFPPLASLGYHQCRWNYNDQEDVRSVDAGFDEHDIPYDFIWLDIEHTDGKRYFTWDPHKFASPKEMLQGLLDKKRKMVAIVDPHIKVDTNYKIHNEIRSRGFYVKNKDGGDYEGWCWPGNAGYPDFTRPDMRAWWASQFAYDQYEGSMENLYTWNDMNEPSVFNGPEVTMHKDAMHESWEHRDVHNLYGLYVHRATAEGLVERSGGVERPFVLTRAFFAGSQRYGAVWTGDNAAEWDHLKISIPMCLSLGLVGISFCGADVGGFFKSPSTELLVRWYQTGAYQPFFRAHAHLDTPRREPWLFGPENTALIREAIRQRYTFLPYWYQLFYLAYHTGEPVMRPLWVEYPQDPATFALDDEFLLGRDLLVHPVTEEGARGVTAYLPGKHEVWFDIHTFQKHNGGQNLYIPVTMSSIPVFQRGGSIIPRKLRVRRSSTCMENDPYTLYVALDNQRTAEGELYIDDGHTFNYEKKELIHRKFSFANGVLSSIDLEPNAQFTTKSWVERIIILGASKPSMVTLKTADGENQLEFDFDASMSVLTIRKPGMNAGADWTVTLQ
- the ganabb gene encoding neutral alpha-glucosidase AB isoform X1 — encoded protein: MATFTERMGPVLLLWLAVCLSGSWAVDKGNFKTCDQSAFCKRQRAMKPGESPYRALLETMELTNTRLTLQLINDNNKVRLLLELYRLQGNITRVKINELKPLKPRYEVPDVLIREPSTEPLSLLSQDENGVVLSLGAESQRVIVSARPFRLDIVEGRDVLMSLNSRGLLGFEHLRMRKDTFSYKVTSTVASVWDNIKRVFSSQADPEAENKEGTDPANPAETAKEEEEKVEDGMWEETFKSHTDSKPSGPSAVSLDFSLPGVEHVYGIPEHADTLKLKTTDSGDPYRLYNLDVFQYELYNPMALYGAVPVMLAHNAQRTMGIFWLNAAETWVDISSNTAGKTVFGKMLDFVQGSSETPQTDVRWISESGIIDVFLMLGPTPRDVFSQYASLTGTQAFPPLASLGYHQCRWNYNDQEDVRSVDAGFDEHDIPYDFIWLDIEHTDGKRYFTWDPHKFASPKEMLQGLLDKKRKMVAIVDPHIKVDTNYKIHNEIRSRGFYVKNKDGGDYEGWCWPGNAGYPDFTRPDMRAWWASQFAYDQYEGSMENLYTWNDMNEPSVFNGPEVTMHKDAMHESWEHRDVHNLYGLYVHRATAEGLVERSGGVERPFVLTRAFFAGSQRYGAVWTGDNAAEWDHLKISIPMCLSLGLVGISFCGADVGGFFKSPSTELLVRWYQTGAYQPFFRAHAHLDTPRREPWLFGPENTALIREAIRQRYTFLPYWYQLFYLAYHTGEPVMRPLWVEYPQDPATFALDDEFLLGRDLLVHPVTEEGARGVTAYLPGKHEVWFDIHTFQKHNGGQNLYIPVTMSSIPVFQRGGSIIPRKLRVRRSSTCMENDPYTLYVALDNQRTAEGELYIDDGHTFNYEKKELIHRKFSFANGVLSSIDLEPNAQFTTKSWVERIIILGASKPSMVTLKTADGENQLEFDFDASMSVLTIRKPGMNAGADWTVTLQ